In a genomic window of Helianthus annuus cultivar XRQ/B chromosome 10, HanXRQr2.0-SUNRISE, whole genome shotgun sequence:
- the LOC110883884 gene encoding uncharacterized protein LOC110883884, with the protein MDETTSSSVGLTLGGILSIKQTPPYRIHARTLLDLIRDDQTCGKESKNTWKKMFREKLRFKHSGSAVSSAVAPHAHVSTDRSVSVSDSPPVNDNIISVPDTQPVVQVQVLQTEPPVEVTEVGRVAAGDGGGTAAVRMSLMSLLEVEASAYMNDGGGEEEEEAVAVEESGGGGGGGSYNNCCVCMVRHKGAAFIPCGHTFCRLCSRELFVKRASCPLCNNLILEILDIF; encoded by the coding sequence ATGGACGAAACGACGTCGTCATCGGTCGGTTTAACCCTAGGCGGAATCCTATCGATCAAACAAACGCCGCCGTACCGGATTCATGCTCGGACGCTTCTAGATCTTATCCGTGATGATCAGACTTGCGGAAAGGAGTCCAAGAACACGTGGAAGAAGATGTTCAGAGAGAAACTCCGGTTCAAACACTCCGGCTCCGCCGTTTCATCCGCCGTTGCTCCTCATGCGCACGTTAGCACCGACCGATCGGTTTCAGTTTCAGATTCACCGCCGGTGAATGATAACATAATTAGCGTACCGGACACGCAACCTGTGGTTCAGGTTCAGGTTCTGCAAACTGAACCGCCGGTGGAGGTAACGGAGGTAGGTAGAGTTGCCGCCGGTGACGGAGGAGGAACGGCGGCGGTGAGGATGTCGTTAATGTCGTTGTTGGAAGTGGAGGCGTCTGCGTATATGAATGATGGCGGTGGAGAAGAAGAGGAGGAGGCGGTTGCGGTGGAAGAatccggtggtggtggtggtggtggcagttaTAATAACTGCTGCGTGTGCATGGTAAGGCATAAGGGTGCAGCGTTTATCCCCTGTGGACACACGTTCTGTAGACTGTGTTCAAGAGAGCTTTTTGTTAAAAGAGCTAGTTGTCCGTTGTGTAATAATCTCATTTTGGAAATTCTTGATATTTTTTAG